The stretch of DNA NNNNNNNNNNNNNNNNNNNNNNNNNNNNNNNNNNNNNNNNNNNNNNNNNNNNNNNNNNNNNNNNNNNNNNNNNNNNNNNNNNNNNNNNNNNNNNNNNNNNNNNNNNNNNNNNNNNNNNNNNNNNNNNNNNNNNNNNNNNNNNNNNNNNNNNNNNNNNNNNNNNNNNNNNNNNNNNNNNNNNNNNNNNNNNNNNNNNNNNNNNNNNNNNNNNNNNNNNNNNNNNNNNNNNNNNNNNNNNNNNNNNNNNNNNNNNNNNNNNNNNNNNNNNNNNNNNNNNNNNNNNNNNNNNNNNNNNNNNNNNNNNNNNNNNNNNNNNNNNNNNNNNNNNNNNNNNNNNNNNNNNNNNNNNNNNNNNNNNNNNNNNNNNNNNNNNNNNNNNNNNNNNNNNNNNNNNNNNNNNNNNNNNNNNNNNNNNNNNNNNNNNNNNNNNNNNNNNNNNNNNNNNNNNNNNNNNNNNNNNNNNNNNNNNNNNNNNNNNNNNNNNNNNNNNNNNNNNNNNNNNNNNNNNNNNNNNNNNNNNNNNNNNNNNNNNNNNNNNNNNNNNNNNNNNNNNNNNNNNNNNNNNNNNNNNNNNNNNNNNNNNNNNNNNNNNNNNNNNNNNNNNNNNNNNNNNNNNNNNNNNNNNNNNNNNNNNNNNNNNNNNNNNNNNNNNNNNNNNNNNNNNNNNNNNNNNNNNNNNNNNNNNNNNNNNNNNNNNNNNNNNNNNNNNNNNNNNNNNNNNNNNNNNNNNNNNNNNNNNNNNNNNNNNNNNNNNNNNNNNNNNNNNNNNNNNNNNNNNNNNNNNNNNNNNNNNNNNNNNNNNNNNNNNNNNNNNNNNNNNNNNNNNNNNNNNNNNNNNNNNNNNNNNNNNNNNNNNNNNNNNNNNNNNNNNNNNNNNNNNNNNNNNNNNNNNNNNNNNNNNNNNNNNNNNNNNNNNNNNNNNNNNNNNNNNNNNNNNNNNNNNNNNNNNNNNNNNNNNNNNNNNNNNNNNNNNNNNNNNNNNNNNNNNNNNNNNNNNNNNNNNNNNNNNNNNNNNNNNNNNNNNNNNNNNNNNNNNNNNNNNNNNNNNNNNNNNNNNNNNNNNNNNNNNNNNNNNNNNNNNNNNNNNNNNNNNNNNNNNNNNNNNNNNNNNNNNNNNNNNNNNNNNNNNNNNNNNNNNNNNNNNNNNNNNNNNNNNNNNNNNNNNNNNNNNNNNNNNNNNNNNNNNNNNNNNNNNNNNNNNNNNNNNNNNNNNNNNNNNNNNNNNNNNNNNNNNNNNNNNNNNNNNNNNNNNNNNNNNNNNNNNNNNNNNNNNNNNNNNNNNNNNNNNNNNNNNNNNNNNNNNNNNNNNNNNNNNNNNNNNNNNNNNNNNNCGTGGGCCATGGGGCCGGTGGAGTACTCGTCGTGGGCCATAGGGCCGGTGGAGTACTCGTCGTGGGCCATAGGGCCGGTGGAGTACTCGTCGTGGGCCATAGGGCCGGTGGAGTACTCGTCGTGGGCCATAGGGCCGGTGGAGTACTCGTCGTGGGCCATAGGGCCGGTGGAGTACTCGTCGTGGGCCATAGGGCCGGTGGAGTACTCGTCGTGGGCCATAGGGCCGGTGGAGTACTCGTCGTGGGCCATAGGGCCGGTGGAGTACTCGTCGTGGGCCATAGGGCCGGTGGAGTACTCGTCGTGGGCCATAGGGCCGGTGGAGTACTCGTCGTGGGCCATAGGGCCGGTGGAGTACTCGTCGTGGGCCATAGGGCCGGTGGAGTACTCGTCGTGGGCCATAGGGCCGGTGGAGTACTCGTCGTGGGCCATAGGGCCGGTGGAGTACTCGTCGTGGGCCATAGGGCCGGTGGAGTACTCGTCGTGGGCCATAGGGCCGGTGGAGTACTCGTCGTGGGCCATAGGGCCGGTGGAGTACTCGTCGTGGGCCATAGGGCCGGTGGAGTACTCGTCGTGGGCCATAGGGCCGGTGGAGTACTCGTCGTGGGCCATAGGGCCGGTGGAGTACTCGTCGTGGGGCCATGGGCCGGTGGAGTACTCGTCGTGGGCCATGGGGCCGGTGGAGTACTCGTCGTGGGCCATGGGACCGGTGGAGTACTCGTCGTGGGCCATGGGGCCGGTGGAGTACTCGTCGTGGGCCATGGGGCTGGTGGAGTACTCGTCGTGGGTCATGGGGCCGGTGGAGTACTCCGTCGTGGGCCATGGGGCCGGTGGAGTACTCGCGTGGGCCATGGGGCCGGTGGAGTACTCGTCGTGGGCCATGGGGCCGGTGGAGTACTCCGTCGTGGGCCATGGGGCCGGTGGAGTACTCGTCGTGGGCCATCTTAGATATTCCTGAATCATTTTGATAACATTCACTAAAATCAGTAAGTAAAAGTTCATGTTATCTCCCAAGCCATGAATTCAACTGCATATGGTCAAAAATGGTAGCATTTTGTGTGAGTAAAATAGGTACCACAAAGTTACTGGGTTGTAGTGTGTTTGAGTGTAaagatggagtcaatgggaatca from Chiloscyllium plagiosum isolate BGI_BamShark_2017 unplaced genomic scaffold, ASM401019v2 scaf_10972, whole genome shotgun sequence encodes:
- the LOC122547719 gene encoding extensin-3-like, which produces MNFYLLILVNVIKMIQEYLRWPTTSTPPAPWPTTEYSTGPMAHDEYSTGPMAHASTPPAPWPTTEYSTGPMTHDEYSTSPMAHDEYSTGPMAHDEYSTGPMAHDEYSTGPMAHDEYSTGPWPHDEYSTGPMAHDEYSTGPMAHDEYSTGPMAHDEYSTGPMAHDEYSTGPMAHDEYSTGPMAHDEYSTGPMAHDEYSTGPMAHDEYSTGPMAHDEYSTGPMAHDEYSTGPMAHDEYSTGPMAHDEYSTGPMAHDEYSTGPMAHDEYSTGPMAHDEYSTGPMAHDEYSTGPMAHDEYSTGPMAHDEYSTGPMAHDEYSTGPMAHD